The Terriglobales bacterium region AGCCGGCATCATCCATCGCGACATGAAGTCGCAGAACGTCATGATCACGCCGCGCGGCCAGGTGAAGGTCCTGGATTTCGGCTTGGCCAAGCTGAAGGAAGCCCCCGGCGCTCCCCCGGCCGCCGCCGCCGATCTGGGCAGGACCCAGGTTTACGGGGAAGAACCCGCTGCGCCCCCCGACCCGGGAGAGTTCAAGACCCAGGTGGGCACGATCATGGGCACCGCCACCAACATGTCTCCTGAACAGTGTCTGGGGACGGAAGTGGATGCGCGCTCAGACATGTTCTCGTTCGGCGTGGTGCTCTACGAGATGGCGACCGGGAGGATGCCCTTCGAGGCTCCCCTGGCCGCCGCCCTGCTGATGATGATCCTGCAGAAGGAGCCGAAGCCGGTACGGGAAGTGGTCCCCGGGGTTCCTCCGGAGCTCGAGCAACTGATCCACCAGTGTCTGAGCAAGGCGCGCGAGAAGCGGCCCACCGCCACCGGTGTGGCCGCCGCGCTTAAGAAGATCCAGGCTTCGCTCAGCGTCGGAACCATCGCGGCGCCTGGAACGCGCTCCGACTCGGAAGCCGCCTACCCGCCCGCGCAGAAGATGGAGAAGCTCCCCTCCACGCCGGCCATGCCGGCGGTGGCCCCGCGGGAGCAGCCCGGCCCGGCGGTCGCGGCCCGGCCGAAGACGCGGCGCATGCCGGTGCTGGAGGAGCCGCCCCAGACCCGGCGCGTCTACTCCGCCCTGCGCGTGCTTCGCATCGCGGTTTCCGTGGGGACGGTGGCGGTGGCGCTGGCTTACTTCGCGGACTTCATCATCCGCGCCGACCTCATCAAAACCCGCGCGCTTGAGGGGACCTTCCTGCCCTCTTTCATCCGCGCTCTGGTCGCGCCTGGATTGGCGATCGCAGAGAAGATGATCCACCTGCAGTTCGGGCGCTGGAACGTCCTGCTCCTCGCCCTCGGGGTCTTGACCTTCGTGGTGCGCCACTTCCTCCTGCTCTTTTTGGAAAAGATCGAACTCCGGGCGAGGACCAGGTAACTGTTTTTGCTTCCTGCGGGGATTCCTCCGTGTCTCCGCGCCTCCGCGGTGAGAGAATCGTGCGGTGCTCGCCCGCTCGATGGAGTTCGCGCCGGAGTGTGATGCGGAAGTCTTCGCCGCAGTCCCGGCGGCGCCCGCCGTCTTCCTGCTGCGCGGGAATGAAGCTGAAGCCGAGCCCTATGTCAGCAAGACTGCCAGCCTGCGCCGCCGGCTCATCCGCCTGCTGGGTGCGTCCGGAGAGATCAGCCGCCGGCTCAACCTGCGCGACCGCGTTCGCCACATCGAGTTCACCCTCACTGGCTCGGATTTCGAATCCGGCTTCCTGCTCTACCAGACGCTGCGGCAGGCGTTCCCCGCGAAGTATCGCAAGCGCCTTCGCCTGCGCTTCGCGCCCTTGGTGAAGTTCAACCTCGACAACCCCTATCCCCGCGCCTACATCACCCGTCGCGTCACCAGCCTGCGCGGGAAGTCGGTGTACTACGGGCCCTTCGCCTCGCGCGCCGCGGCGGAGAAGTTCCTCAACGACT contains the following coding sequences:
- a CDS encoding protein kinase; translated protein: MIGSTLGNYRLDEKIGVGGMGAVYRATDLRLGRSVAIKILTAVSADSQREALARFLREAKAQSRIPHPCIVSIHQVGTADEIRYIVMEFVEGKTLKKVIGGNPLPPSQICEYGIQIAEGLAVAHEAGIIHRDMKSQNVMITPRGQVKVLDFGLAKLKEAPGAPPAAAADLGRTQVYGEEPAAPPDPGEFKTQVGTIMGTATNMSPEQCLGTEVDARSDMFSFGVVLYEMATGRMPFEAPLAAALLMMILQKEPKPVREVVPGVPPELEQLIHQCLSKAREKRPTATGVAAALKKIQASLSVGTIAAPGTRSDSEAAYPPAQKMEKLPSTPAMPAVAPREQPGPAVAARPKTRRMPVLEEPPQTRRVYSALRVLRIAVSVGTVAVALAYFADFIIRADLIKTRALEGTFLPSFIRALVAPGLAIAEKMIHLQFGRWNVLLLALGVLTFVVRHFLLLFLEKIELRARTR
- a CDS encoding excinuclease ABC subunit C; protein product: MLARSMEFAPECDAEVFAAVPAAPAVFLLRGNEAEAEPYVSKTASLRRRLIRLLGASGEISRRLNLRDRVRHIEFTLTGSDFESGFLLYQTLRQAFPAKYRKRLRLRFAPLVKFNLDNPYPRAYITRRVTSLRGKSVYYGPFASRAAAEKFLNDSLDLFKMRRCDFDLHPDPQFPGCIYSEMKMCLAPCFKGCTDGEYAGEVGRVKAYLDSGGQSLLREISAERERASAALAFEDAAALHARVEKAATAAGLLPEVARRLDR